TTTCCCATGGAAACTACCGTTTCAGGTGTGATTGATTTATCCGACTGTTTGTTTTACCGATAGTATGGaggtacttgccaaaatatcCATGTCAACTAAGAAACTGAGTCGTGCAGAAGATTATTTCGCCATGATCTTTGTTCAGCCATGAGGTGACGTTCGATGTCATCCACCTTCCGCTACTTTCCTATTGCCATAAGCTTAACTAGGCTTCACGAATCTCTGACCTGATGTGTTTCGTCGTCTTTCTGTAACCAGCAAATCAATCGGGGTGATCGTAGCCACCAAAGCATCGCCGGGCCGCAAAGTGGGGCGAAACCTTGTTTTGCTGACCAAAActcaataacttttaaataattttttttgtcgaAAGGTCATATGTATAAAGTggtattcatttttaaagagctttccattgatgtATCACATATGTGCCAGAGGGTTGCAtgaggtaaactaccccttttttgcttttatttaaaaattacccTATCGATTCTAACGACATTTAGTACCCTTATAATATGTTTAAAGGTGTTAGTTAAAATGTTGCCCCATTCCTCTAATAGCAACCCTGTGaaattccaataaataataTCAACAGTATTATCATTATCCTAGAATTTTATGTATACTTTGCAGGGAAATCATAAGATACTCACAATTCTTTCTTCTAAAACAAGGCACAgatgatatttaaatataGCTTGCAATGGCTTCTGAATCTAAATCTAACTTGCTTTTTTCTACAACATctctaatttatgatatacATAATATAAGGATCAGAGGTGTATAGTAATGTATTGAAAACATCTTGATTGGTAGCAATCCTGAAGAACATTTCCGAGCGTTATGTAACCGgtattttttgtaatctttatttCTAGCTTCTTGCGCATCTTGTGAAAGTTGTCCTATTGGTAATACAGCATATTGTATGATACTTTCACTGTGAATAAGTATTTTGTGTACTGAAGCAGGCATGTAGTACCATCTATGTATATAGCTCTACATACAGTTCTGCTGTTTTATATGCGTATTCCCCAAACTTTTTGGCATCTATGGCTCTTCCGTTGGCTAATGTTTGAAGAATTATCCTCATCTACTCCTGTAATATCTGTTGTGCAAGAAGGATTAGAAAAGAATCTTCTAACAATGTTACCATCGTTGGAGTTTCCAGTACCTTGTGGAGGTTTATCAACAATTATACCTACTTCATCTCTAAATCGGTCTTGTACTTGTTTTTTCTTAGTATCTTTTTCAATCTTGTGTAAAGGATCAATAgcaaaccattttttaaatgaaaggTTGTACGAGATATGAGGAACGAACTCCATAAATCTGATCTACTCGAGATGGTCTTGCTGTTACCTTCGCCAGATTATTCATTTCCGTTGGTTTGGCAAGGAATACCATACAAGTAGATGTAGAAGAAGTGTCTGTGAATGTACTGCATACTTTTTCATCGATCattgtaaaaataattggTAGTTTACACTAAACTTATCAATTTGGGATTCTGTATTTGAAGCTAGATATCTGGTTCTCTCCGTAGTTTCTTTTGCAAACTCTATAGATATGGGTCTACAAAATCGAGTCGAAGAAGGAGTTGGGTTATTgcaaatgatgaaataaacaaaTGAGAATCAGTTATTTGATCTGATTTCAATATGTTTATATTGGCTTTGTCCAGAGGACCCATTACATCCCCACTTACACATTAATATGAGATCAGTTAccgtaaaatattttttgtaattcgctacggtaatggaagctataacagtactcaaacgggtgctgtaatgagactctttacagcatccgatgctgtaatgagattttagtaatattttatggaaccagttcaagttggtgacattgggtcattaatttttctagttgtcaatgtcacaatttttgtctatggatgtttaaacacgttcttagcatcgaatacaaggtccacaatgatgaagacattgaacactgagcaatttctcttattttgggaggtgtacatgaaacatttttttcaggtgaatacattttgtgttttgacagtttctaattgtcaattcaaatttctattttcaagtgttacggtgttaccaactgctgcatacctatttccctacattgtcaaaatttattttatttttgttaaaaaaaagggataaaaacgcgaattacaaaaaatagcataaaaaacacgtttcataagacttaaagcactcattcattaaaaaactcgtggcttcgccactcgtttttcaatttgaattcgtgcacttcaaacgtgtcttacgaaacttgttttttaatatactaataCTGATATCTAGATAGTCCTATATCTGCCATCACAGCCAACGAATTTTCTTTACTCAATAGACTTTCGATACCTTCATTTTGGAATAATATACGATAAACCAAATTTCGCTGttccattgatatattttttatacttttttactCAATAATATTTGCGTTCCAAATTTGGCTTTCTGCTCGTAGTCCTTGCAAAAATGCATGACGTAATTGGTCCAAATCTTCAGTCTGCAGCAAGCGAGTGGAATTTCTTCTCTAATGACATGTTCTTGTATAAAATGAATAGAATACATGTCAAAGTTAGtatatacaaaaaatctgAAGTATTTTCGAaatagtttctaaaataaaaagttttgaagtTCCGCTATAATTTCGGATTGTCCCACAGCGCTaactttatcgattttaatagcGGTTTTTGcattctaataattttttatggtttagTTTGACCTGTGTACTAAAATTGTCATTCTTTTTAGTACCTATAATTACCATTTCCCCCttgatttgaaaatgtttgacaCAATCGGTTTTGGCCATCAAAAGAGCGCTTCGCCCCACTGTGAGCCATGATGGTCCTGTATACACTTGCCACTCGAAGCTCGCCTCGTCGTTGATCTGCTAACAAACTAGTCTAGCTCGCCCTTCATGGCCAGGTCTCGCTCCCATacagtgatgggcgctgggtaaatacccgacgggtaggtatttataaaatgggcATTTATCCAGGGCCCacggtaaatacccaaacagtacgtacctataaaagtgatacaagtaaaaatatatcagattCCGAAAAAAGtgaagaggaagatgatgaaatgGACGTTAAGACGAAGAGTTGCCAACGATCGAAAACGTATTATCATCAGACGAATTTgtcttaatttaaattatatcaaGTTATCATcaagctttgccacaatgttgaccacatcatttacgccagttcttcttcataggtcttcatttaGTATGTGGTCCCTCAGAGTTACACCCAGcatcgacctctccatctaTCTTTGCGTTATTTTGAGCCTCCTGTCAAATCACCATGTTTGATGGCGCATTGGAAACGTCATTGTAGTACAATTTTAACTACACATCTAGAGAACGTGCAGAAATTGTGAAATTTTATATCCATAAAAGTTCCTCTGCTACGCTTGCTCAGCGCATGTACAGAGCAAAATATCACGGTCGTCCAACGCCCACAGCCAAGACAATTCGAAGTTTTGTGGGGAAATTCAATGCCAGTGGTTCTTTGGCAACATCGAAGCCCAAAGTTAAGACCCGTACACGCCGTAATGATGACGCTGTAGCTGCTGAAAGTATCTATATTTAAGAGCATGACAACGGCGCGACAGTGACGGTCAACTGAACTCGAAGAAAATGGCAAGGAGGACTACTGGTTCCAGAAAGATGGTGTAACATGCCATACTGCTCTATTAATAATGGATTTGCTGCGTACCATGTTTCCAAATTGATTGTTATTGAAAAGTGGCGATTATGACTGGCTGGTGCGTTCGCCTGATTTAACGCCTCCTAACTTTTTCCTGTAGGAATACTGTTTATATCAATAAGTCAGACACTCTCGATCAACTTAAGACCTACATACGCCAAGAAATCGCCGAAATAAAGCCCGAAACACTTGCAAAAGTGATGAAAAACGTCGAAAAAAGGGCCGATTTTGTGGTGACAGCTGGGTGATACCTACAAgacatcattttcaaaaagtgaCTAAACAAATTGTACAAGTCCAAAAGTTCAATAAAATGATAGAATCCAAACAAAACATTGAGTTGTTTtcatattattcaaaaaatatcgCTTACAACAAAATGACACCTTGTATATAGGAATATAGCTCTTGAAGATGTCTTTAAGTTTCCCGTAGGCTGCCCATGCGATCTTTCTGCTTAGTTTGCTTGTTTAATTATCTCTCGATAATTTCTCTCAATGTTATTATCCCCAATATTATTGGGGATAATGACATTGAGATTGTATCGCCTTGTTTTGCTCATAATCAGTACTTTAATACTTCTACTatcttcagtactttcatgcaattttaccgtcattgtagcattcttgcaGATGTTATAAATGAGTTTGGTgtatcgataatcgactctgcattcttgaagtgcttgTAAAACTGCCACCAACtcaacttaaattaaattttgcacgatcaacattaacattttttgcttGAGGTAAAAATTATTCgctttttaatgttaatttacaccaaaCTATAAGATGCTTTGAACTATTGATATCAAGTAGTgacaatttattattgataagAAGTAtagaataacaaattttatagtttcTGAAAATACGTCTTTGGAGTTTTCGCGGAGTAATTGAATAAGAATCAAAGAGAGAGAGAAATGTAACGACTTAATATAGTCGCACGTACGGTTTCGTCTTTGTAATGTGTAAGTACGCATTAAATATTTGTCTTGAGTGAATTTTACGGCAATAAGCAACACTGGTATAATTCCATTGATATAATTTCCTCATACAGTAACAGATTTCCTGCATAAGTTCGGACTTGAGACTGTATTTGTCTAAATGGATTAAATTGGAAACACAACTTTTATgttatcaaaatgattttagttaTTAACCATGTAATGCTTAGAGAGGAGTTTGGAGAGGAACGTGCGACATTAAGGGTAATACAGTGCAACTTGCACCGTGGCAGGGCTGCAACTGCAGTATTATGCAGGCACCTTGACATGATGCAAAACACCATTGCTCTGATTCAAGAGCTATGGACTAtcaactcgaatgtttctggtttcGGTTCTCTTAGCGGTTCTGCTTTCTTTTTCAGTACTCAGGATCGACCGAGAGCTGCAATCTACGTACCTAGACATATCTCCGCGTATCTCCTGCCGGAAGAATCAAGTCGGGACTCCGTTGTAATCAGGATTCAATGCTTCCTAGCGAAGAAGAAAACGACGATGACTCTAGCATCTGTCTACCTGCCTATAGAAGAGATGGCTCCTACTGCGACCTTGACAACATTAGTCAACGCTAGCAAGGTAAATAAATGGCTACTCATTGTAAGCTGCGACTCCAACGCTTATTCTGTTACCTGGGGATGTGACAAAGGAAACTTTAAAGGTAAGATCTTGCTTGAATCTATTACGAGTAATGACTTGGAAATAATCGACGAAGGCTGTGAACCCACGTTCGTCAATGCTAGATGTCAGACGATTATTGATTTGAACTTGGCATTGGCGAACGTATCTCAAAAGATTAGCAACTGGTGTGTCTGCCAGGAGGCGTCTATGTCTGACCATAGATGGATCACTTTTGATGCTCTTGAAAAAGAGGGTCCGGGATCCAAAGCGGCTGAAGCGTCTAAATGAGCAATTGCGAGATTTTCCAGATGCCCTTCCTGGAAATACCAATGAATTGGAGAATTACTCAAACCTCGTGGGTGACACACTAACTCAGGCCTTCCACAGTGCATGTCCTAAGAGAATTGTGGAGAAGAGAGGAAGGGCTACACCTTGGTGGACTCCTGATCTACACTCACTGAGGGTCACTTGCAGAAAAGCTTTCAATAAAGCAAAACAAACTAGTCTGAATTCTGACTGGACCTTGTTCAAAACACACCAGTCAGAATTCAAACGTTTAGTACGACAAAAGAAACGACAAGCCTGGAGAGGTTTTTGTGCAGAGGTGGAGAGCACTGCTGAGGCCCCACGCCTAAACAAAATACTATCTGACGGCCAAAAACACAGTTGTGATATTCTAAAAAAGTCTGATGGCAGTTTTGTCAAGGATCCAGAAGAATCGTTGCATTTACTAATGGATGTTCATTTTCCGGGTTCGTTGCAAGATCTTTCAACGCTTCTACACCAAGTGGAATTTAACAACTCTCCTACCAGCTAGGACTGGCAGATAGTGAACCAGGTTGTACGGAATGAGTTGGTAAAGTGGGCCGTCGGCAGTTTTGAGCCCTTCAGAACACCCGGACCCAACGGTATATTTCCTGCTCTTCTTCAATGGAGCCTAGAGGATATGAAAATACACTTGATGAGAGATTTTAAAGCCTGCTTAGCCTTTAATTACGTTCCCATCAGCTGGAGGAAGGTTACAGTAACCTTTATACCAAGGAATGGAAAAAAGTACCCAGCGGATTCTAAAGCCTTTGGACCAATTAGTCTCtcatcatttcttttaaagacGCTTGAAAGACTATGTGAACATTACATTAGAGAGAATGTACTTAAAGCGTTTCCTTTGCACTTGCACCAACATGCTTATATCAAAGGTAAATCTGTGGATAGCGCCCTACACATGGTAGTGGGGCGCATCGAGCAAGCACTTGATTCGAAAGAGTCTATTCTGGGAATTTTCCTTGACATAGAAGGAGCGTTTGACAAAACCACCTTTAGTAGCATTAACCTGGCACTGGAATCTCGAAGAGTGCCATTGGTCATCGCGGGCTGGATAAAAACAATGCTAGCAAGCAGAGTTGTTCAGGCTAAGGCGAAAGGACACACAGTACAGAGAGCTGTGGTTAAGGGTTGCCCACAAGGTGAGATACTCTTACCGCTTCTCTGGTGCTTAATAGTTGATGATCTCATTCGTGAGTTAAATAATCAACATCTCTTCACAGTTGGTTACGCCGACGACGTGGCTATCTAAAAGGTGAACCtgacaattttctttgttacagAATGCAGCAGCCGCTTAAACTTGTTGAACGATGGTGTGAACAACATACCCTCTCTGTCAATCCTAAAAAGACGGAGACTGTTCTCTTCACTAAACAGAAGAAACTGGGACACTTAACGCCACCCAATTTCTGCAATAATCCATTAACCTTTGCTCC
This region of Onthophagus taurus isolate NC chromosome 3, IU_Otau_3.0, whole genome shotgun sequence genomic DNA includes:
- the LOC139429487 gene encoding uncharacterized protein yields the protein MILVINHVMLREEFGEERATLRVIQCNLHRGRAATAVLCRHLDMMQNTIALIQELWTINSNVSGFGSLSGSAFFFSTQDRPRAAIYVPRHISAYLLPEESSRDSVVIRIQCFLAKKKTTMTLASVYLPIEEMAPTATLTTLVNASKVNKWLLIVSCDSNAYSVTWGCDKGNFKGKILLESITSNDLEIIDEGCEPTFVNARCQTIIDLNLALANVSQKISNWCVCQEASMSDHRWITFDALEKEGPGSKAAEASK